From Rana temporaria chromosome 5, aRanTem1.1, whole genome shotgun sequence:
TACTGTCCGTTTCCACCCCCCCGCAGAGATTCTCTTCAATACCAAGAAAGGTCTTTATATACAATTTAACTGAAGCATGAAAATTAACACTTGAAAATAACAATAGAGctaaaaaggcaaaactttttaattttgaataaagaaaaataagagTAAGCGAAAATGAtaacctctgtcagtttttttgccttctgtgtcctattggggagacttcccttcatgtcccatagccaaacaggaagcgagaggaaatccctggttATCGCTGGAACTAGTGTCCGCAATGGAAAACTTCTGTTCAggtaacaacccaaaatttgaaattttttcttTCACTCCGATATCaacaaacaggacaaatggagagggcgAGTCTCCCTAACGGGGGACAgacaataaaaatctgacaggggctcTAATTCCTTCCCACATGTTCCAaaattttagttatactttaaacacTCAAAATATTTAACACCTTGTTCcccaaatataatatataaaaaggaaAGAGCGCAAGGCTACCCTAGTGTGATAACATTTAATGTTCCTCAAATATAATGACTCCTTAAATTTAACCTTAACCCCTAACCTAAcataacccttatgccgcgtacagacggtcgttttttgtgatagaaaaaaacgacgtttttgaaacttcattttaaaaaacgacgtagcatacacaccatagttttttcaaaatgctctagcaaagcgcggttacgttcagcacgtacgacggcactctgttccattcaagctcgcttcataacttgcttctgagcaggcgcggatttaaaaacgttgttttgcccacacactatcattttaaatgacaccaaaaacgacgttttgaaaaacgacacaaaaaattgaagcatgttcgaattttttttttgtcgtttttcagaagacataaaacaacgttttcccacacatggtcattttaaatgacgtttttaaaaatgttggtttttttccatcgcaaaaagtgatggtgtgtacgcggcattaaagttgaccatacaatctgattgtacaatctgttTTAGATCTACTATCAGCTACGTAGTGCCAGTACTTTCCTGGATACAATGTGAACAGATAATGTGTATCCTTTATTTTTGGCAAATCTAAAGCTGACCACACACTACCAAATCTCCTTtagctttaccaaaaatatgtagtgtcAAGTAAAAATTAGATTTAGTTAAAATCAGGCAGGTAGAAATACTACACagctgatggtagatctaaaaggAGATTGTACACACAGGATTGTATAACTAAAcccccaatcccctcccctgtctTATCGGTTGTGGACGTGATGGAGGATACTCTCCTGTGCTGAGATCTTCCAGATCCACCAAATTGAAGAAATATGTTATCTGTACAAACTGGTAACATTTCTCACCAGACTTCATGAGATTCAGTTCAGATTTTCTGTAATATGATCAAAGTAAAAATCTCCCAACCCTCCCAGAGATCTTTATACAACCTTTTCTTACAGCCAACacagcatggaggggctcagtgaaggtggtggtgaaggtgtggaggtgtctgatcgggtcacacagatcataaaaggacagctgcccggcctcataatccacatagatcctgactctgttactggagaGATTGGGAGATAACTGGATCTCTTCATTGTCATGTCTCAGAGAACACTCACCAATATACCTGAACAAACCCCAGGACTTGTCATTATTTCCAATCAGTGACTGCACgcctcctctcctctctatacTGGGATAACACATCCCGACTCTGCAATGTTCCGACTCACTgacatccacttcccagtaatgtcgCCCCGAGGAAAATCTCTGACTGCTTAATACCTGGGAACACCTCTGAAATCTCTCCGGTGTTTCTAGATGATTCTGCTTTATATCTGACCAGGATACAGTTTTCATGTCATCTGATATCTGTAGATTATTCTGAGCTGTGTtcacatccagtaatatgtctgaAGCTTCCTGTATATTGAAGAATACATTTACCCCTTTTATAATATCAGATAaccctgtgtgtaatgtgtgtgagaTTCCAGACacatccagatcccctccatcatggaggagtctatcatgtctctctctgtcctcattatctccctcctcaatatcacacaagtcccctgtgtctgattcctgtaggacagtcagtgggtcagtcatgttacacagctcctcaatgtcctccatcttcctggacagatcctccttctttatttccagctGAACAATCAAATCAGACAATGAGAGGAAAATCCGCTCTTCCTGGCTGGAGATGTTCCTCCGGACTCTCTTCTCCAGGTCCTCCAGATGTCTCCTGAGCTCTATGAACAGGGCAGTGACTCCCTCTGTTAGACCAGCTGATTTTTCTTGTACCTTTCCCTTAAGTTCCTGCAGACTCTGAACTCTTTGTTCAATCTCCATTCTATTAGCAATCAGTTTCTGCAGAACATTTCTcagtttctgttttttattttcagagGCCTCATCCAGAGTCTCCACCTTGTGTCCCCGGTGTTCTCCGGCCAAACTGCAGGTCACACAGATACAGGCAgagtcctcagtgcagtaatatTTAAGAAGTTCTCTATGGATGGAGCATTTTCTGTTCTCCATGGAAGTGGTGGGATCAGTTAGGACATGTTCTGGTGCCTTGCTGTGGACTCTCAGGTGATCATTACATAGAGAAGCTTCACACATCAGACAGGATttaacagcaggtacaggagagtGAATACAGTAAGTACAGAAGATTCCAGTCTCCTTCTGATCTGGATGAGTAGATCGTAAAGTCTCCACTATGTTACACAATGTTATGTTCCTCTGCAGTGTGGGACGACTCCTAGATCTTTTCCTGCACCGAGGACAGGAAAAATCTCCagacccctcctgtgtatccaacacacgatcaatacagacctggcagaagttgtgtccacagctcagcattacaggaTCTGTATACATTTCCAGGCAGATGGAACAGTCCAGCTCCtgtctcagatcagcagacgccatttctgacagcagaagagAGAAATTAAACTAAAATCTCCGACTCTCATAAACCAGAGGACGCAACTCACATTTCTCAGCACAGGGAGGGGCTGATCTTGTTTTGCAACTGATATCTGCGGCAAGTATGAACAAAGTGCATGTCTACAAGATGAAGTGGTATTTTCATACATGGGAGTGTTCTGGTCACGTGCTGAAGTGACTGTTGGACTTGTTTGCATCTTTTGAAAGAGAACGTCACACAAAACAGAACAATGAGCAAGTAAATGCCGTTCTATTAACTGGTTACATGTTGACATGttttgtgtaaaagaaaaaaatttcagAGTACGAGACGGCGATGCAAACTGTgctaaacacacgtttttaaagGCCGAAACCGGCGTTTTAGAAACGCTCGTTTTGCCTCAATTGCAGCCGTGTTTTACGGCGTTTGCGTCTATATGCgattagttaagaaacatcataagaccctccctaagctcaaaaaacagtattatttaaccattttagccattttgtgagaccagagtgagtagcatcAGTGTACTTGTGTTTAGCgtatcacttgccacatcacctgccacaagcggtggattgtccacttgcaacGTTACccgccacaagctgtggattgtccacttgccacgtcacctgccacaagctgtggattgtccacttgccacgtctagagttgagcggacacctggatgtttgggttcggacccgaatccggactttgaaaaaaaagtgccgaacccgacccgaactttgacccgaaacccattgaagtcaatggggacccggacttttgactacaaaaatgtctctaaaaaacaaagggaaagggctggagggctgcaaatggcagcaaaatgttgggaagagcatggcaagtactctggaaataaatgtggatagggaaataacttaaaaagataaaaaaaaaaaaaaaaatcattttgacctaggaggacgaagtccatacagttttgttcaaaattattcaacccccccaatgctgtaaagggttttagggaatttagtgtacatttgtaattgtattcagaatgaaatcctacaaggacttcttaaagaaccatatgcaactaaaatgacatcaattggttttgtaatacagtagtaaatgtttattttgtgaattcttcatttacacaattattcaaccccttaaagactaccactctgaagaacagaggttcattgaagtgttttcaatcaggtattgaaaacacctgtggatgtcagggagcagcaataaagcctaataagcaccaattaggcagctttaaaatgactgatacactcacctccttctagacatttactggtgtggttacaaacatggtgaagtcaagagaatggtccaggaagacaagagaagaggtgattactcttcacaggaagggcaatggcctttaagaagattgcaaagatgttaaacataccaagagacaccataggaagcatcattcacaaattcaaggcaaagggcactgttgaaacgctacctggtcgtggcagaaagaagatgctgacttcgactgctgtgcgctacctgaagcgtagagtggagataagtccctgtgtgactgctgaggaactgagaaaagatttgtcagatgtgggtactgaagtttctgctcagacaatacggcgcacactgcgtaatgaaggcctccatgccagaactcccaggcgcacccccttgcggtctccaaagaataagaagagtcgactgcagtatgccaaaagtcatgtggacaaaccacagaagttttgggattgtgttctgtggactgatgaaacaaaattagaactgtttgggcccatggatcaacgctatgtttggaggaagaagaacaaggcctatgatgaaaagaacacattgcctactgtgaagcatggcggggggtcaatcatgctttggggcggttttgcttctgcaggtacagggaagctccagcgtgtgcaaggtaccatgaattctcttcagtaccaggagatattggatgacaatgtgatgcagtccgtcacaaacctgagactTGGGAGacattggacctttcaacaggacaatgatcccaagcatacctccaagtccactagagaatggttgcagattaaaggctggaacattttgcagtggccatcgcagtcaccagacttaaatccgattgagaacctctggtgggacttaaagaaagcagttgcagtgcgcaagcctaagaatgtgactgaactggaggcttttgcccatgacgaatgggcgaagatacccgtagatcgctgcaagacacttgtgtcaagctatgcttcacgtttaaaagctgttataactgtaaaaggatgttgtactaagtactaagattgaatgtcacttgggggttgaataaaactgataatgatgtgagcacagaaaagacatttgtggttatttcattataaatgttatgtatatttgtctgacctacacgtgcctctttgatttaattgtaagcaggatgactgaatgatcaaaatcaatgtcaaactggccaaaacaatcaatttcagtgggggttgaataattttgaatacaactttatgtagtaggaggttgaggtggatgtggcggtgtaggtggaagcggcggtggaggaggaggaggtagccaacacagcaggttttggtttttaattgattttttaaattagggtaaaccccaaaagagtgagaaagatctagggttgctacctcatccctttaaacctgaacacagagttacacaggttctggggctaatttaatgtcgataaggcaccaagtgagtttaattagcagcaccttaatcagccagagaacctgtgtaattatgtttttgcttttaaagggatgagatggcaaccctagaaagatcaggaaaaaaaaaacaatggctgggtaaggccggcccggtgtctattctgcacaaggtacggacaagtcctctgggatccatgcctggttcattttaatgaacgtgagcttgtccacattggctctggacaggtggctgcgcttgtctgcgataacgccccctgccgtgctaaatacacgttcagacaataaactggccgcagggcaggccagcacctccaaggcgtaaagggcaagctcaggccatgtgcccaatttggagacccagaagtttaagggggcatagccgtcattcagtacgtgtaggtgtGTGCACACAttctgctccaccatgttgctgaaatgctgcctcctgctaaaacgttccatatcagctggtggtgctgtttgttgtggcgtgctgacaaagcttttccacatttcggccatgctaaccctgccttctgaggtgctggcggtgcccctgctgcgttggcgacctcttcctcctcctttgccttctgcttccactgtgcccccgctgccaggtgggaattgcacaaGCAGCgcatctaccagcgtgcgcttgtactcgcgcatcttgcgttcacgctccagtgagggaattaaggacggtacattgtccttgtaacggggatccagcagcgtcgccacccagtaatcagcacctgttataatgtgcgaaacacggcggtcgttgcggagacactgcagcatgtaattgctcatgtgtgccaggctgcccagaggcaacgaaaagctgtcctctgtgggaggtgtatcatctgtgtcctctgtatccccccagccatgcaccagtggtggccatgagctggtctggatgccatcctgctgtgaacatggttcctcctccatgtcttcctcctcct
This genomic window contains:
- the LOC120941645 gene encoding E3 ubiquitin/ISG15 ligase TRIM25-like produces the protein MASADLRQELDCSICLEMYTDPVMLSCGHNFCQVCIDRVLDTQEGSGDFSCPRCRKRSRSRPTLQRNITLCNIVETLRSTHPDQKETGIFCTYCIHSPVPAVKSCLMCEASLCNDHLRVHSKAPEHVLTDPTTSMENRKCSIHRELLKYYCTEDSACICVTCSLAGEHRGHKVETLDEASENKKQKLRNVLQKLIANRMEIEQRVQSLQELKGKVQEKSAGLTEGVTALFIELRRHLEDLEKRVRRNISSQEERIFLSLSDLIVQLEIKKEDLSRKMEDIEELCNMTDPLTVLQESDTGDLCDIEEGDNEDRERHDRLLHDGGDLDVSGISHTLHTGLSDIIKGVNVFFNIQEASDILLDVNTAQNNLQISDDMKTVSWSDIKQNHLETPERFQRCSQVLSSQRFSSGRHYWEVDVSESEHCRVGMCYPSIERRGGVQSLIGNNDKSWGLFRYIGECSLRHDNEEIQLSPNLSSNRVRIYVDYEAGQLSFYDLCDPIRHLHTFTTTFTEPLHAVLAVRKGCIKISGRVGRFLL